The sequence below is a genomic window from Bradyrhizobium septentrionale.
CATCTCCATGAAACTCACCTTCTCTCCCGCCTCCCCGTTCGCCCGCAAGGTGCGCATCGCGGCGATCGAGCTTGGTCTGATCGACAAGATCGAGCTGGTGCCGGCCAGTGTCGCGCCGGGACAGGCCAACGACGAATACTCGAAGATCTCGCCGTTGAAGAAACTGCCGGTGCTGATCCTCGACCATGGCGACGTGATTCTGGATTCCTACGTCATCGTCGAATATCTCAACGAGATCGGCGGCGGCCGGCTGATCCCGGGCTACGGCCCGCGGCGCTGGAAGCTGAAGACCGATCACTCGCTGATCAACGGTATGCTCGATTCCATGCTGCTGTGCCGCTACGAGAAGATGGTGCGGCCGCAGGGCTCGCTGTGGCAAGCCTGGTACGACGATCACTGGAACAGGGCCTGGGCCGGCATGGCGCGGTTCGAGAACCGGCCGGACGTGCTGGACGGTTCGTCGTTCGACATCGCGCAGATCGGCCTCGTTTGCGTGCTCGGCTATGCCGACTTCCGCTTCGCCGATAGCGGCTGGCGCAAGGCCTATCCCAAGCTCGACGCCTTCTACCAGAAAATGCTGGAGCGGCCGTCGGTGAAGATCTCGGCGCCGCCTGCGGCATAGCGGAAGAAGCCGGGGAGAAATGACGATGCGCCATCGCTTCCCCCGCCTCTCACGTCTCGGCGCGAGCCTCGCGCTCGCGTTGACGGCCTCAATCGCCAATCTGAGGGCCGACGATATGACACCTCGACAACAACGCCAGCCTTGCGGATCGCCGGCCGCGCTCGACGACGGTTGGGTGACTGCCTCGCCGGAAAGCGTCGGCATGGATAGTGAGCGACTGTGCGGCATCGCCGCGCGGCTCAGCCTGCGCAGCAGCGAGGTGCATTCCGTTGTCGTGGCACGTCACGGCAGACTGGTATTCGAGCAGTATTTTTCCGGCATCGACCAGCCGTGGGGCCAGCCCGAAGGCCGCACCGAATTCACCGCGACGACCAAGCACGACATGC
It includes:
- a CDS encoding glutathione S-transferase family protein; the protein is MKLTFSPASPFARKVRIAAIELGLIDKIELVPASVAPGQANDEYSKISPLKKLPVLILDHGDVILDSYVIVEYLNEIGGGRLIPGYGPRRWKLKTDHSLINGMLDSMLLCRYEKMVRPQGSLWQAWYDDHWNRAWAGMARFENRPDVLDGSSFDIAQIGLVCVLGYADFRFADSGWRKAYPKLDAFYQKMLERPSVKISAPPAA